From the Xiphophorus maculatus strain JP 163 A chromosome 20, X_maculatus-5.0-male, whole genome shotgun sequence genome, one window contains:
- the LOC111605847 gene encoding serine incorporator 3-like, with amino-acid sequence MASKQSTVLIQGSGSSGSDMLEGPRGPRRAEDNEQDMVQYSYSFFHFMLFLASLYIMMTLTNWYSPDADYTITSKWPTVWVKVSSSWLCLALYIWTLVAPMIFPNRDFS; translated from the exons ATGGCCTCCAAGCAGTCGACTGTCCTCATTCAGGGGTCCGGCAGCAGCGGCAGCGACATGTTGGAGGGCCCCAGGGGGCCCCGGCGGGCGGAGGACAACGAGCAAGACATGGTCCAGTACAGCTACTCCTTCTTCCACTTCATGCTCTTCTTAGCTTCCCTCTACATAATGATGACACTCACCAACTGGTACAG CCCAGACGCAGACTACACCATAACAAGCAAGTGGCCAACAGTGTGGGTAAAGGTCTCCTCGAGCTGGTTGTGTTTGGCCCTTTACATTTGGACCCTTGTGGCCCCTATGATTTTCCCCAACCGAGACTTCAGCTGA